Within the Deinococcota bacterium genome, the region CATCGGCCTCGCCGGGTTGGCTCGAGACGTAGAGCTCGGCCGAGCCCGCCGGCAGTCCCACCCCGGGCTCGACAAAGCGCCGCACCTCGTCGGCTAAGAGCCGCGCCGTCTCCGCGGTTCGACCCGCCGGGAAGACGCGGCTCAAGAGGTCCGAGGCATGTCCGGTCCGCGCGTCCACGATCAGCAAGTTGACCGAGTACCCCTCGCGGCCGTCGCGCTGCACGGTGGGCCCGGAGATCTCGCCGGTGACGCCGTAGCGGCCCTCGCCGAGGTCGCTCAAGAGCGCCGCGAAGAGCCCGGCGTCGAGGCTGCCGGCCAACCCCGGCGAGACGAGCTCGCCCGGGCTCACGCCGAAACCGGTCGTCTGCTCGAGCTGGCGGCGAAAGTCGCGCATGAAGCGGCCGATGACCTCTTGGGGCACCTGGCCGCGCCCGCCGAAGTCGGGCACCACGATAGTCTCGGCGATGGTCTCGGCGGTGGTTTCAGCGATGGTCTCGGCAGTGGTTTCAGCGATGGTCTCGGCGGGCGCCTGGGGCGGCGCGGCCGTTTGCGCGCCCGCCCCGCCCCAGGCCGCCCAGCTCAATACGGCGACCAGAACGGCGGCAAATGCGGCCCGTCTCCTCAGCTTTAGTCCAGCCATCACCGCCAGTATACCCAAAGCCGCAGCCAAGAGCAGGCGCCACAAGTGGCGGAGCCCAGCGAGCAAGCCGGCGGACGAAGCCGAGATGGTATGGTGACTCTCACGCCATGCGCCACCTCGTGCTCAGCGACATCCACGCCAACGCCGTCGCCTTGGAGGCGGTCCTTGGACACGCCGAGCGGCGCCGCTGGGACCGGGTGATCTTCCTGGGCGATCTGGTCGGTTACCACAGCCAGCCCGAGACGGTCACGCGGCGGCTCCGCGAGCTCGCTCCCGAAGCCGCCATCTTGGGCAACCACGACGCCATCCTCCTGGGCCTCACCGCCGACTCCGGCCTCGAACCCCGGAGCCTGGTCGAGAGGCTCGTCGCCAGGCACCTCGGCGAGCTCTCCGAGGCCAGCCTGGACTACATCCGCTCGTTTAGCCTGCACGTCAAGGGAGACGCTTGGGAGGCCGCTCACGGCGCCCTGCGCGAGCCCTTCGAGTACCTCTCGGGGCTGCCCCAGGCGCAGGCCAACCTGCCCTTCTTGAGCACCCCGCTCTGCTTCGTCGGCCACACCCACGTGCCGGCCGCCTTCGTCTGCGCCGAGACGCAGCGGGGCCCGCTCTGGCGCAGCGTGCCCTTTCGCCGCGAGGAGAACCTCTACCGCCTGCCGCCCGAGGTCAAGGTCTTCTTCAACCCCGGCTCGGTCGGTCAGCCGCGCGACGGTCTGGCGCTGGCGAGCTACGGCGTCTTCGACGAGGATAACGGCGCCCTCGAGGTCTACCGGGTGCGCTTCGATATCGCCCGCGTGCAGCGCGAGCTGCGCCGTGAGGGCTATCCCGAGGCCTTGGCGGCGCGCCTGGCGAAGGGGCGCTAGGGATGTGGGGATGAGGCCGCTGGGGATGAGGCCGCTGGGCCACGACGCGGCGCTGGCGCTGCTGAGGCGCCTGGCGAGCCAGACCCTGCTCTTCGTGGGGCCCGAGCGGGTAGGCCGGCGGCTGGCGGCGCGCTGGTACGCCGCCTGGCTCAACTGCGAGGCGGGCGGCCAGCTTGGGGGCGGGGACGAGCCCTGCGGGAGTTGCGGCTCGTGCCGAGCCATGCTCTTAGGCAGCCACCCCGACTACCGCGAGCTCGCCCCCGAGCTGACCACCAGGACCGGCCGGCACAGCCGCCGCCCGCAGATCCGCCTGGGCGACCTGGTTCCCCGCGAGGGCGGCAACCCCGAGCCGCTCAGCTCCTGGCTCGAGGCCCGGCCGCGCGCGCGCGCGCGCGTCGGGGTGATCGACCAGGCCGAGGCCCTCGGCGAAGGGGCGGCCAACGCCTTTTTAAAGTTCCTGGAGGAGCCGCCCTCGTACGCGCGCATCGTCCTCATCGCGCCGAGCCCGCAGGCCGTCTTGGCCACCATCGCCTCGCGCAGCACCGTGGTGCGCTTCGGCGCCCTGGACCTCTCGCTGTTGGCGCCCGGCTTCAACCACCCGCTCGCCCGCCTCGGCCGTCCGGGCGACATCGGCAGGGCCGAAACGGAGGAAGGGGGGGTGCTGGAGACCGTGGACAGCTACCTCCTCAGCCTGCTGGGGGGCTTGGGCGAAGCCCTGGGCGGCGCCGACCTCCTGGAAAAGCGCTGGTCGGCGGGCGGCGAAGCGGTAGCGGAGGTGCTCCGCGCTCGCCTCGCCACCTGGCCGCCCGCCGCCTACGCGGCGGCGCTGGAGGCCGTCGAGCGCTGCGAAGGCGCGCTCGAGGTCTACGCGGCGGCGCCCCTGGCGGTGCAGGTCCTGACGCTCGAGCTGCGCGACCTCGCCAGGCGGGAGTGAGGGGTAGGGGCTCTGGCCTTTCCGGCTCCTGACGCCTGACCGCCGCAGCCCTCCGCACCCGCTGACATGCCCGCTGACATGCCCGCTGCCGGGGGCGTGGTGCATCTGCACCTCGAGATCGCCCCGACCTCGCCTATCATCGCTTATGCCTGTTCGTTACGGTCACGTTCTAGAAGCGCTCGGGGCGGTACTCAAGCCGGCCGGCGAGCCCAGCGTCACTTCGGCGCTGCCCCTGGGCGAACTCATCACCGAGAGCCCGGACCTCGTCTGCGGGGCCGACGCCAGCGGGAGGCTGCACTACTTGAACCCCGCCGGGCGCCGCCTGCTCGGCTTGGACGGCAGACTGGACCTTCAGGCGCTGACCCTCAGGCGGCTCTTCCCGGCCTGGGTCTACGAGCGCCTGGAAACCGTGGCCTTGCCCGCGGCGCGAGGGAGCGGGCGCTGGTCCGGCGGCGCGGCGCTGCTGACCTGGAGCGGCGAGGAGCGACCCGTCAGCCTGATCCTGCTCGCCCAAGACGACGGCAGCCTCGCCCTCATCGCCCGCGACCAGCGGCGCGAGCGGCGCCGGCAGCGGACGCTCGAGCAGCTCGCCGACGAGAGCGACGATCCGCATACGCTCCTGCGCGGTCTCTGCGGGGCGCTGGGCCTGCGCCGGGCCTTTATCGGCGAGGTCGCCGGCGCTCATCTCGAGCTCGTCGCGTCCTGGGGTGACCCGAGCGCCGAAGGGACCCACTACCCTCTGGCCGGCTCGCCCTGCGAGGCGGCCTGCCGCGGCCCCCAGGTCTATCCCTCCGGCCTGCGCGCGCACTTTCCCAACGACGAGCGGCTCGCCGCCCTGGGCGCCGAGAGCTTTATGGGCGCGCCCCTCCGCCGCCGCGACGATGAGCCGGTCACCCTGCTCGTCGCCCTGCACGACGCGCCGCTGGAGGACAGTGGCG harbors:
- a CDS encoding PEGA domain-containing protein; this encodes MAGLKLRRRAAFAAVLVAVLSWAAWGGAGAQTAAPPQAPAETIAETTAETIAETTAETIAETIVVPDFGGRGQVPQEVIGRFMRDFRRQLEQTTGFGVSPGELVSPGLAGSLDAGLFAALLSDLGEGRYGVTGEISGPTVQRDGREGYSVNLLIVDARTGHASDLLSRVFPAGRTAETARLLADEVRRFVEPGVGLPAGSAELYVSSQPGEADVYVNGTYIGRTGPALEVLSLTPGRYELEWRKEGFLPSFDVVTAKDDRIDFAHALLQPTSTGGVHVTSRPAARVYVDNRLIGTTPLTEQVSPGQHSLRLERPGFESETTQVTVQRSRVSRVERQLRPVSSPLLFWEAPEGYLVYVNGLPRARPFVADLPPGSYLVELVAPGETRRFEIYLPSVGSFEIDFTAQRLVPLYRN
- a CDS encoding metallophosphatase family protein is translated as MRHLVLSDIHANAVALEAVLGHAERRRWDRVIFLGDLVGYHSQPETVTRRLRELAPEAAILGNHDAILLGLTADSGLEPRSLVERLVARHLGELSEASLDYIRSFSLHVKGDAWEAAHGALREPFEYLSGLPQAQANLPFLSTPLCFVGHTHVPAAFVCAETQRGPLWRSVPFRREENLYRLPPEVKVFFNPGSVGQPRDGLALASYGVFDEDNGALEVYRVRFDIARVQRELRREGYPEALAARLAKGR
- a CDS encoding HD-GYP domain-containing protein, translating into MPVRYGHVLEALGAVLKPAGEPSVTSALPLGELITESPDLVCGADASGRLHYLNPAGRRLLGLDGRLDLQALTLRRLFPAWVYERLETVALPAARGSGRWSGGAALLTWSGEERPVSLILLAQDDGSLALIARDQRRERRRQRTLEQLADESDDPHTLLRGLCGALGLRRAFIGEVAGAHLELVASWGDPSAEGTHYPLAGSPCEAACRGPQVYPSGLRAHFPNDERLAALGAESFMGAPLRRRDDEPVTLLVALHDAPLEDSGELALLFGAFARRAAAALAAREADSLRLERVHQELEKTREDALRAMGLALEYRDYETKGHTDRVTELSLRLGRALGLGAEALTQLRWGSYLHDAGKIAIADRILLKPGKLEADEWRTMKGHVTIGETMVGQLGFIPRAVLEIVRHHHERWDGAGYPDGLAGETIPLLARVFALADVYDALLSERPYKRAWRHEEALAEIVKGAGQGQFDPGIAAAFIRLWDGQEAAATPPGQYDSAAFPAGPDL